CCGCGATCTCATTCTCGCCCGAAGAGGGGTCACCCTCAAAGGTCTGGTCAAGACCCAGAATCTCATTTCCGTCAATTACAACATAGACAAGGAAGAGGTGGCGCGCCAAATCGCCCACTACAATCTTCTGGCTCTGCCCGTGGTGGATTTCGGCAACCGCCTGCTCGGCGTGGTGACTGTTGACGACGTCATCGACATCATTCACGAGGAAGCCAGTGAGGACATGCAGGCAATGGTCGGTGCCGGCGCGGACGAAACCACGGATTCTCCATGGTTGTATTCCGTGCGCATGCGGCTTCCCTGGCTGATCATCAATGTGCTTTTTTCAGCCATCTCGGCCTGGGTAGTGCATCTTTTCGAAGGCAACATTGCGGAAATGGCCGTGCTCGCCGTGCTCATGCCCATCGTGGCCAATCAGGCGGGCAACACGGGCCAGCAGGCTCTGGCAGTCATGATCCGTCAGCTTGCCATGGAAAAATTCGACCGCAGAAAAGCCTGGCTAGCCGTGGTGCGGGAACTCCGCATCGGCATGCTCAACGGCCTGATCGTCTCGTCTCTGGTGTTGTGCGCCGTTCTGCTCATAACGGGCAAATGGCTGCTCGCTGCAGTCATGGGCGCGGCGTTGGGCATAGACATGATAGTCGGTGCCTTTGCCGGAGCATCCATACCCCTGATTCTCAAAGAGCTGGGACGCGATCCGGCTCAGGCTTCGAGCATTTTTCTGACCACCATCACCGATTCCATGGGCTTTCTGTTCCTGCTTGGTCTGGCAGGGGTCGTACTCATGGGCGGCTGATTCTGCTGACGAATACTTCTCACATTATCGGCCCTGAGCCGAAATCTATTTCGATGTCTTCCTGAACTGCTTGACCCAGGCGAGAAGCTTGGGTTCGATTCCCTGATCCTTGGGCTTGTAGAAATGCCTGCCCAGCAACTCTCCGGGCAGGTAGTCCTGATCGGCCCAGGACTTGGGAA
Above is a window of Pseudodesulfovibrio tunisiensis DNA encoding:
- the mgtE gene encoding magnesium transporter, whose product is MTEKPENTETVARTDEDQNLADLENQHPADAAEHIEGLDVVDQIKFVKQLPIRDAAESIAEMDAYDQVVLIRNLNEGLAARIVEQMAPDDATDILEELDEGLRKSILSKVAAEDRAEIKTLLTFDPDTAGGVMNTEVVILDQDLSADQAITQLRDAVEDKEIPYYAYLVDRRERLVGVVSLRDLILARRGVTLKGLVKTQNLISVNYNIDKEEVARQIAHYNLLALPVVDFGNRLLGVVTVDDVIDIIHEEASEDMQAMVGAGADETTDSPWLYSVRMRLPWLIINVLFSAISAWVVHLFEGNIAEMAVLAVLMPIVANQAGNTGQQALAVMIRQLAMEKFDRRKAWLAVVRELRIGMLNGLIVSSLVLCAVLLITGKWLLAAVMGAALGIDMIVGAFAGASIPLILKELGRDPAQASSIFLTTITDSMGFLFLLGLAGVVLMGG